From the genome of Elusimicrobiota bacterium, one region includes:
- a CDS encoding four helix bundle protein encodes MRMEHEGYCLRNYKQEYMHYLYRAYAECRETIEHLEFLYETGSLKEKPSNLFTEYSNLCKMIYSFIISVEKEHISKK; translated from the coding sequence ATGAGAATGGAACACGAAGGATACTGTTTACGAAATTATAAACAAGAATATATGCACTATTTATATCGTGCATATGCTGAGTGTAGAGAGACAATCGAACATTTAGAGTTTCTGTATGAAACAGGTTCTCTAAAAGAGAAACCATCCAATCTTTTCACAGAATATTCAAACTTGTGTAAAATGATATATTCCTTTATAATCTCTGTAGAAAAAGAACACATAAGCAAAAAATGA
- a CDS encoding transposase, whose amino-acid sequence MGKIHRFLEKGAVHFVTTNTINRVKIFNDEVSARFLLLCIGYHKFMLNFYLLGYVIMPDHLHMLLQILSEKYNLSVIMKQIKGNFARKYNEWYQKNQPTGSRRLNADYLKWDYRGFSYKPVWQESFYDTALRDPKQVREKIEYMHWNPVKAGIVDHPKDYEFSSYHQYYGEKRLWIQIPIEKFII is encoded by the coding sequence ATGGGCAAAATTCACAGGTTTTTGGAAAAAGGTGCGGTTCATTTTGTAACAACTAATACTATAAATCGTGTGAAAATTTTTAATGATGAAGTTTCTGCAAGATTTCTGTTATTATGTATTGGGTATCATAAGTTTATGCTTAATTTTTACCTTCTGGGATATGTGATTATGCCAGACCATTTACATATGTTGTTGCAGATTTTAAGCGAGAAATATAATCTATCTGTTATTATGAAGCAAATCAAAGGCAATTTTGCCCGTAAATACAACGAATGGTATCAAAAAAACCAACCCACAGGTAGTCGGCGTTTAAACGCCGACTACCTGAAATGGGATTATAGAGGGTTTTCATACAAACCTGTATGGCAGGAAAGTTTTTATGACACTGCATTACGAGACCCAAAACAAGTTCGTGAAAAAATAGAATATATGCATTGGAATCCCGTCAAAGCAGGGATTGTTGACCACCCTAAAGATTATGAATTTTCAAGTTATCACCAGTATTACGGTGAAAAAAGATTATGGATACAAATCCCTATAGAAAAATTTATAATTTAA
- a CDS encoding transposase → MRFYLDNTYYFITCATREHYTLFNTNEKKQILLNQINKVEKNLKIPVLSYGILANHYHILFHLLEGKKLKKAMQTINGGSSYLLNQLTGIYRSVWDKYFAKIITTEQMFYKIIGYIAGNPLKHSEVNNFEELKSYQFSNYYQLCYIYGEKTAKALVQSTIVVDEADNFKPDFSRLKEAQLTPDFSWLKEV, encoded by the coding sequence ATGCGGTTTTATCTAGATAATACATATTATTTCATAACGTGTGCAACCAGAGAACATTATACACTATTTAATACAAATGAGAAAAAACAAATTTTACTTAATCAAATAAATAAAGTAGAAAAAAACCTAAAAATTCCAGTTCTGTCATATGGGATTCTTGCAAATCATTATCATATATTATTTCATCTTTTAGAAGGTAAGAAACTTAAAAAAGCAATGCAAACTATAAATGGTGGCAGTTCGTATCTGCTAAATCAACTGACCGGTATCTATCGGTCGGTATGGGATAAATACTTTGCAAAAATAATAACTACCGAACAGATGTTTTACAAAATTATTGGATATATTGCGGGAAATCCTTTAAAACACAGTGAAGTAAATAATTTTGAAGAATTAAAATCGTACCAATTCTCAAATTATTATCAGCTTTGTTACATTTATGGCGAAAAAACAGCAAAGGCGCTTGTGCAAAGTACAATTGTAGTAGATGAAGCAGATAATTTTAAACCCGACTTTAGTCGGTTGAAAGAAGCGCAACTTACACCCGACTTCAGTTGGCTGAAAGAAGTGTAA
- a CDS encoding alpha-amylase family glycosyl hydrolase, which translates to MDTNPYRKIYNLIRHLIAVYIVIGISYLYGSFTITAGTATLSDFTTVDISSDVAIDAGAVFVASGGVINIGRNWTKNDTGIFDFGTSTITFYTTYTSTLTGNTTFYCFRCETSAKELQFTEKSTQTVTNIFTLTGASGNLIKLRSTVDASLWYIQFPNSAQSVDYVDVKDSSACIKTVTANYSTDSGNNFNWIFPNNPPTISGLTQLAGSEALASMQWTNSSLIISSFTLQDPQAGDTVKFYLHVTSVTSGSSADWSQPFFCTTSAYLSQGTTGYLWTTLTDKATYWWRCWAEDSQGATSSTNTTLGQGGVAKFAFDNKPPDAISNLTALTGTQYDGDILLKWTAPGSDGAVGDFSGQYHIKWSTRTENITNFDSPPYPTYERYVSSSIIAQQEQVFTMTGLNPGTTYYFAIETIDTAGNTASWSTVGVNTANRNYALDLNPNPPPSLSAISNSSTTINLSWEKPVPLYIDDISYYHIFRATFTFTSTTTLNVILVDTVTHPTDVHISTGLAIHTTYYYRIVTFDKGDTDPGLISYVLNSITSTIVNACPQPTASEKVKVSVVYDNRSSTNTNNYGLIDGIEDADGTVTWDWPFIPDGGNITKYEIEVSTDINFSFYSSSAALSSTVSTYTATGLVRGKYHYARVRATNDEAITGSWTASDGIYVNAKTVDGSLADWSTFNLSTYNFITTYQGAGNWREAVWIDTTTDERGADDNQPNYTQLDIATFSITCDEYNLYMYVLFASSNTGGSSPVFDGRNFVQILIDNGNISAERVFRGRGDKYEDSYVSKYVSWEYLCEIVTGNDQFRVEDNLFTNRQYGKYTENNSGYFYEVAMPLSKLGGSSKFLGKTVNFTVATFWNDGDAIGNWSPATNSNIVDVVSSSGPATWNEVEGRIVDHYLAITFSTFGYVSSATSTLSTTSSIPDEPENASNGVSPCPPSALDYIMYRLFPDAWYNGDTTNDDIGDTNDYGGDFQGVIDKVDYLNEMGINMVYFGPFHENGGGIWGYNIDDIYKHEGKFGGTSKYIEMMKTLRNHNIKVMMDWVPGQVGGPDSPTAKKHPTYYQPEQFSTSGGGTKQEYAEPRALYLNNLIWNMSITDAVRFDNPKFWDNGLGPEQYEFNRALRKLTDRWDPQYYLFSEIPETAGDINNYTGNNGPMLHGGEQMKVGGYKEGGQYYISSWAMPKGTVGVAAEANNRHSNADGWNTSQVCRNSLDNEEINWKNEWAINATIMESHDERRFISRSRGDDGASWGYDSQVGYMAAITLGGPLSIMYGGEVGLEGPYDGSQKAKMDINGNVRLMEFDRVNVDPWTNVRPAIRRAIQAKANFAPLRGDPQEGGRGWYNGTDAAEFDTNILGCSRTGWGQKAIVFWNWSAGDITLPALIGTGDASTSYKDWLTDAGYTTNASGQFTTTIVVPSHYGRILIRGGYDWVNCTGTVTSGGSPVANAVVDIDQKSHWTVMTDANGYYSISGNLRKILTGSHTIRCWADGYNIATTDVNFTTALINNGVDFTLTTDNTPPSAPSTLAAQPRSEAVMLSWQPNTESDFQSYLIYRSSTEPIPDGSFPEPVFEVFKTFYYDNNLDGQLDSNDNVYDRIQNGTTYYYRIRAVDRNGNKSALSNQITVIPRAVKVKFWLDARDSGLTITSATVTGGALAFGNATYGSWPNGLAMDEVVDGVFQKEVEFDDTIFLEYKYKLHNGNNVWEGSSGQLFLDGPQQGHNRGELYKYNQSNSVNENEQVPDIEIKDEGNGEMILADKWQYYNDQAPRTPQGLEITAGPNQLTVGWTANAEPDLNYYTIRTSNTADSTLKYVQVSSAAINYVDLGLTNNVTYFYSVSATDRRGNTSGYSSVISDYPRATDTSAPSTPTGLEAVGAGTDGLTAIKVKWSQNYEGDLAGYNIYKSTVSGFTPDTTNKLNYTLICPTATYYTDSNITTGTTYYYKLAAVDSSGNSSPYTSQLSVNLFPITFEVDMGNITLTNVQIIGDTEPLDWTTSINLTQMSNSTTWYRQLGMVANSSIRYRYSYNNDLDNKEQNFNTASTDREYTIPYSTTTNYDDWEENPDAIAGTLVYAGYQKANLYWDRNTTAEELLGYNIYRNDGLTSQTTIQLNASPVSYSQPYTVEGLTLGNTYSFLIRAVDSGGQKLESSTATVVSCWISNQIVYVNFGVPYTIGLASSPWGDSSKIQLQLAIMSSTQTSVWSSADRANITNGKLDMTADATNKTYRASVPLIKGQYYNFLFFAETTATPPDGLKANTVYYDCVWNAGTWNSYSVVPSTAKFITSKSSTSITGNQYGWFGNAGKDNDARRILYVDTTLDNDATWYVFANFASTPTAPTYIQAIPGNQKVTLVWSAPYGNAWIWPPPQNTGNVPASGGESMKAADVVCGGVYQIYVCTDIAITNDFSKYQATATVSGSSFTYTSPPLKNGVTYYYIIRASDTFKGIAGGIDGNCYSVFSATVSACPTNEYVVVKIRVNKGAEPIWRNVRKTIAFQEGQTVSAWDEVGRSNLTSTGRAVNMTAPADDSTEQEFSVNLAGGTTYNFILFAYSTFTISGLTVGTTYYDTVPTSGSNGMATSTSTANITSHGSAWYGNVGATGDSRRLLYVPRLSQLGGGATLYVYCNFAARPTQSSVYATAASSYSILLMWTPYGAWGTDSESFKAADVIAGGFYYVYRSSVSASGPYVLWASTDVMSWTDDDKDTSGDNKGLIGGNEYFYVIVASDAYKGASGQVAIPNLYRTGAPEFSTADASFTPGERIPLYFKVERKDIIYPTLVGYVEKRFTPDLLIPDFSR; encoded by the coding sequence ATGGATACAAATCCCTATAGAAAAATTTATAATTTAATACGGCATTTAATTGCCGTCTACATTGTAATAGGTATTTCTTACCTTTATGGGTCATTTACTATAACTGCGGGGACGGCTACGCTTTCTGATTTCACAACTGTTGATATTTCAAGCGATGTTGCAATTGATGCAGGTGCAGTGTTCGTAGCAAGCGGTGGTGTTATCAATATAGGCAGAAACTGGACCAAAAATGATACCGGTATTTTTGATTTCGGCACCTCAACCATTACATTTTATACAACATATACAAGCACACTTACAGGCAATACCACTTTTTACTGTTTTCGTTGCGAAACCTCAGCAAAAGAATTGCAATTTACCGAAAAGTCAACCCAGACGGTAACAAATATATTCACACTAACAGGTGCTTCGGGTAATTTGATAAAACTGCGGTCAACAGTTGACGCTTCTTTATGGTATATTCAATTCCCAAACAGCGCTCAATCGGTTGATTATGTAGATGTTAAGGACTCATCTGCCTGTATAAAAACGGTTACCGCTAACTATTCTACTGATTCCGGGAACAACTTTAACTGGATATTCCCGAATAACCCGCCGACAATTTCAGGACTTACTCAACTTGCTGGGAGTGAGGCTTTAGCCTCAATGCAATGGACAAATTCGTCATTAATCATTTCGTCATTCACACTTCAAGACCCGCAAGCAGGTGATACTGTAAAGTTTTATCTACACGTGACTTCAGTCACAAGTGGAAGTTCTGCTGACTGGTCACAGCCATTTTTCTGTACAACATCTGCATATCTATCGCAAGGGACTACAGGATACCTGTGGACTACACTAACCGATAAAGCAACATACTGGTGGCGATGCTGGGCAGAAGACAGTCAAGGTGCCACATCGTCCACAAATACAACACTCGGTCAGGGCGGTGTCGCAAAATTCGCCTTTGATAACAAGCCACCGGATGCTATCTCAAATCTTACCGCACTCACAGGCACACAATACGATGGTGATATATTACTCAAATGGACTGCACCCGGTAGCGATGGTGCAGTTGGCGATTTCTCAGGTCAATACCATATCAAATGGTCTACAAGAACAGAAAATATTACAAATTTTGACTCCCCACCATATCCTACATATGAACGGTATGTAAGTAGTTCTATAATAGCACAACAAGAACAGGTATTCACAATGACTGGTTTAAATCCAGGCACAACTTATTATTTCGCAATTGAAACGATAGATACCGCCGGGAATACAGCATCATGGTCAACAGTCGGTGTCAATACAGCCAACCGAAATTATGCTTTGGACTTAAATCCTAATCCACCACCTTCACTTTCTGCAATTTCCAACTCCTCAACAACTATCAATCTGTCCTGGGAAAAACCTGTCCCTCTATATATTGATGATATTTCGTATTACCATATTTTTCGTGCTACATTTACATTCACAAGCACAACAACACTGAATGTTATTTTGGTAGATACCGTTACTCATCCTACTGATGTTCATATATCAACAGGACTCGCTATCCATACAACCTACTACTACCGGATAGTTACTTTTGATAAAGGTGATACAGACCCCGGGCTTATAAGTTATGTGTTGAACTCTATTACTTCTACGATAGTAAACGCCTGTCCGCAACCGACTGCCTCTGAAAAAGTAAAGGTAAGCGTGGTCTATGATAACCGTTCTTCTACAAATACAAACAATTACGGGCTTATTGATGGTATTGAAGATGCAGATGGTACTGTCACCTGGGATTGGCCATTTATACCTGATGGTGGGAATATCACCAAATACGAGATTGAGGTCTCAACAGATATAAATTTTTCATTCTACTCATCTTCTGCAGCGCTTTCATCAACTGTTTCTACATATACCGCAACGGGTTTAGTGCGTGGAAAATATCATTATGCGCGTGTCCGTGCCACAAATGACGAAGCCATCACAGGTAGTTGGACTGCTTCAGACGGTATCTATGTGAATGCAAAAACGGTTGACGGCTCGCTTGCCGATTGGTCAACTTTTAACCTATCAACATATAACTTTATAACTACCTATCAAGGTGCAGGAAACTGGCGTGAGGCGGTCTGGATTGATACAACTACTGACGAGCGTGGTGCAGATGATAACCAGCCAAATTATACACAACTGGATATCGCTACATTTTCAATTACTTGTGATGAATATAATCTTTATATGTATGTGCTTTTTGCTTCCAGTAATACCGGTGGTAGTTCGCCTGTTTTTGATGGCAGGAATTTTGTACAAATTTTAATTGACAATGGTAACATCTCTGCAGAACGCGTCTTCCGTGGTCGTGGTGATAAATACGAGGACAGTTATGTCTCAAAATATGTTTCCTGGGAATATCTATGTGAGATTGTAACAGGTAACGACCAGTTTCGTGTAGAAGATAATTTATTCACTAACCGCCAGTATGGAAAGTATACAGAAAATAACAGCGGCTACTTTTATGAAGTTGCAATGCCATTATCAAAATTAGGTGGCAGTAGCAAATTTTTAGGCAAAACGGTTAACTTCACAGTTGCAACATTCTGGAATGATGGTGACGCTATCGGCAACTGGTCACCTGCAACAAATTCTAATATAGTAGATGTAGTAAGTTCATCAGGACCTGCTACTTGGAATGAAGTTGAAGGCAGGATTGTTGACCATTATCTCGCAATCACATTTTCTACATTTGGCTATGTTAGTTCTGCTACTTCTACACTATCAACAACATCTTCAATCCCGGATGAGCCAGAAAACGCATCAAACGGTGTCTCACCCTGCCCGCCTTCTGCACTGGACTATATTATGTATCGGCTTTTCCCGGATGCATGGTATAACGGCGATACTACTAACGACGATATCGGCGATACTAACGATTACGGTGGTGATTTCCAGGGTGTTATAGATAAAGTGGACTACCTCAACGAGATGGGAATCAATATGGTTTATTTCGGGCCTTTCCATGAAAATGGTGGCGGTATCTGGGGCTACAATATTGACGATATCTACAAGCACGAAGGTAAGTTCGGTGGTACTTCCAAATATATTGAGATGATGAAAACACTCAGAAACCATAATATCAAAGTAATGATGGACTGGGTACCGGGTCAGGTTGGTGGACCTGATTCACCAACTGCGAAGAAGCATCCTACATATTATCAGCCGGAGCAGTTTTCTACCTCTGGCGGTGGCACAAAACAGGAATATGCAGAACCACGCGCACTTTATCTCAACAATCTCATCTGGAATATGTCAATAACAGATGCTGTCCGTTTTGATAACCCCAAATTCTGGGATAATGGTCTCGGACCTGAACAATATGAGTTTAATAGAGCGTTGAGGAAACTTACTGACCGCTGGGACCCGCAGTACTACCTCTTTTCTGAGATACCAGAAACCGCTGGCGATATCAATAACTATACAGGAAATAACGGGCCGATGCTACACGGTGGCGAGCAGATGAAAGTAGGTGGGTATAAAGAAGGTGGGCAGTATTATATCAGTTCGTGGGCTATGCCCAAGGGTACTGTTGGTGTGGCTGCTGAAGCTAATAATAGACATAGTAACGCAGATGGCTGGAATACTTCTCAAGTTTGTAGAAATAGTTTAGATAATGAAGAAATCAATTGGAAAAACGAGTGGGCGATAAACGCAACAATTATGGAAAGCCATGATGAACGAAGATTCATCAGCAGATCTCGTGGAGATGATGGTGCTTCCTGGGGATATGATTCTCAGGTTGGTTATATGGCAGCAATCACACTCGGTGGGCCTTTAAGTATTATGTATGGTGGTGAAGTCGGTCTTGAAGGTCCTTACGATGGCTCACAAAAAGCAAAAATGGATATCAACGGCAATGTTCGGCTAATGGAGTTTGATAGAGTTAATGTTGACCCGTGGACTAATGTTAGACCCGCTATCCGGCGAGCAATTCAAGCAAAAGCAAATTTCGCACCATTGCGCGGCGATCCCCAAGAAGGCGGTCGCGGATGGTATAACGGAACAGATGCTGCCGAGTTTGATACAAATATTCTTGGATGTTCAAGAACTGGCTGGGGTCAGAAAGCAATTGTCTTCTGGAACTGGTCAGCAGGTGATATAACCCTGCCAGCTCTTATAGGCACAGGTGATGCAAGCACAAGTTATAAGGACTGGCTTACCGATGCTGGATATACAACGAATGCGTCCGGACAGTTCACAACTACAATTGTAGTGCCATCACATTACGGAAGAATTCTGATTCGTGGTGGTTATGACTGGGTAAACTGCACAGGCACCGTTACAAGTGGTGGCTCACCTGTCGCAAACGCTGTTGTTGATATTGACCAGAAATCACACTGGACTGTGATGACTGATGCGAATGGTTATTATTCTATTTCAGGCAATTTAAGAAAGATATTAACCGGAAGTCATACTATACGCTGCTGGGCGGATGGCTATAATATCGCAACCACAGATGTTAATTTCACAACCGCACTCATAAATAATGGTGTTGATTTTACATTAACAACAGATAATACACCACCATCAGCACCATCAACACTCGCTGCACAGCCAAGAAGTGAAGCAGTGATGCTTTCCTGGCAGCCAAATACAGAATCGGATTTTCAGTCGTATCTTATCTATCGCTCGTCAACAGAACCTATACCCGATGGCTCATTCCCAGAACCAGTTTTTGAGGTATTCAAAACATTTTATTATGATAACAATCTTGACGGACAATTAGACAGCAACGACAATGTCTACGACCGGATACAAAATGGAACTACATACTACTACCGTATCCGTGCGGTTGATAGGAACGGTAACAAATCTGCATTATCTAATCAAATTACTGTAATCCCAAGAGCTGTAAAAGTAAAATTCTGGCTGGATGCGCGGGATTCCGGACTCACCATAACATCTGCTACTGTAACTGGCGGTGCACTCGCATTCGGGAATGCTACATATGGCAGTTGGCCCAACGGTTTGGCAATGGATGAAGTTGTAGACGGTGTTTTTCAGAAAGAGGTTGAGTTTGACGATACAATATTTTTGGAATACAAATATAAACTTCACAATGGTAATAATGTTTGGGAGGGTAGTAGTGGTCAATTGTTCCTTGACGGGCCTCAACAAGGTCACAACCGTGGTGAACTTTACAAATATAACCAGTCAAATAGTGTGAATGAAAACGAGCAGGTGCCTGATATTGAAATAAAAGATGAAGGCAATGGCGAGATGATATTAGCGGATAAATGGCAATACTATAATGACCAAGCACCAAGAACACCACAAGGGCTTGAAATCACCGCAGGACCGAATCAACTAACTGTTGGATGGACGGCAAATGCAGAGCCGGATTTGAATTATTACACAATCCGTACTTCTAATACTGCCGATAGTACACTTAAATATGTGCAGGTATCAAGTGCAGCAATCAATTATGTTGACCTCGGGCTAACTAATAATGTTACCTATTTCTATTCTGTTTCCGCTACTGATAGACGAGGCAATACATCCGGCTATTCTTCTGTAATTTCGGACTACCCGAGAGCAACTGATACATCTGCACCTTCTACACCAACAGGGCTTGAAGCAGTAGGCGCAGGCACTGATGGCTTGACTGCAATCAAAGTAAAATGGTCGCAAAATTACGAAGGTGATTTAGCAGGATATAATATCTATAAATCAACTGTGTCAGGTTTCACACCCGACACTACAAATAAATTGAATTATACGCTTATCTGCCCAACCGCTACTTATTATACCGATTCTAATATCACAACCGGCACTACTTACTATTACAAACTCGCAGCAGTTGATTCTTCAGGCAACAGTTCACCGTATACCTCACAACTCTCTGTGAATTTATTCCCAATCACTTTTGAAGTAGATATGGGTAATATCACATTAACAAATGTCCAGATTATCGGTGATACAGAACCACTTGACTGGACCACATCGATAAACCTTACACAAATGAGTAATAGTACCACATGGTATCGCCAACTCGGAATGGTCGCTAATAGCAGCATCAGATACAGATACTCGTATAATAACGATTTAGATAACAAAGAACAGAACTTTAATACAGCATCTACAGACCGTGAATATACAATCCCATATTCAACAACAACAAACTACGACGACTGGGAAGAAAATCCGGATGCAATTGCAGGCACACTGGTTTATGCAGGGTATCAAAAAGCGAATCTTTATTGGGATAGAAATACAACCGCTGAAGAATTACTCGGCTACAATATCTATAGAAACGACGGGCTTACAAGCCAGACAACTATACAGCTAAATGCATCACCTGTCTCTTACAGCCAGCCATACACTGTAGAAGGACTTACACTTGGCAATACTTACTCATTCCTGATTCGTGCAGTTGATTCAGGTGGCCAAAAACTTGAAAGTTCTACCGCAACCGTTGTTTCCTGCTGGATTAGTAACCAGATTGTTTATGTTAATTTCGGTGTGCCATACACAATTGGGCTTGCAAGTTCGCCTTGGGGTGATAGTAGTAAAATCCAACTGCAACTCGCGATAATGTCATCAACACAAACTTCAGTTTGGAGTTCAGCCGACAGAGCGAATATTACTAATGGAAAACTTGATATGACTGCAGATGCTACAAACAAAACCTATCGCGCTAGTGTGCCGCTGATTAAAGGGCAGTACTACAATTTCTTGTTCTTTGCAGAAACAACCGCAACACCACCAGACGGGCTTAAAGCTAATACCGTATACTACGATTGCGTCTGGAACGCTGGCACCTGGAATAGTTATTCTGTAGTTCCATCAACTGCAAAATTTATCACATCTAAAAGTTCAACTTCTATAACAGGTAATCAATACGGCTGGTTTGGTAACGCAGGCAAAGATAATGATGCTCGCAGAATCTTGTATGTGGATACAACACTTGACAATGATGCTACCTGGTATGTATTCGCTAATTTTGCATCTACACCTACCGCACCAACATATATTCAAGCGATACCCGGGAATCAAAAGGTTACCCTTGTATGGTCTGCACCTTACGGCAATGCATGGATATGGCCACCACCCCAAAACACAGGTAATGTGCCTGCAAGTGGTGGTGAGTCAATGAAAGCCGCAGATGTTGTCTGCGGCGGTGTCTACCAGATATATGTCTGCACAGATATAGCAATCACAAACGATTTCTCTAAATATCAAGCAACTGCTACTGTTTCCGGTAGTTCGTTTACATATACATCCCCGCCACTCAAAAACGGCGTCACATATTACTACATTATCCGTGCTTCAGATACCTTTAAGGGAATTGCTGGCGGAATTGACGGCAACTGCTACAGCGTATTTTCTGCCACTGTCTCTGCGTGCCCGACTAACGAGTATGTAGTTGTAAAAATAAGAGTGAATAAAGGCGCAGAACCAATATGGCGTAATGTCCGAAAAACAATCGCATTCCAGGAAGGTCAAACCGTGTCCGCATGGGATGAAGTAGGCAGGTCTAATTTAACATCAACAGGTCGTGCTGTAAATATGACCGCACCTGCTGATGATTCAACCGAGCAGGAGTTTTCTGTAAATCTTGCTGGTGGAACAACTTACAATTTTATATTATTCGCATATTCTACATTCACAATCTCAGGACTTACCGTCGGAACAACATATTACGATACCGTCCCTACAAGCGGCTCTAATGGTATGGCAACCTCAACATCTACCGCTAATATCACATCACACGGTTCTGCGTGGTATGGCAATGTAGGTGCTACTGGCGATTCCAGACGGCTTTTATATGTGCCACGATTATCTCAACTTGGTGGCGGTGCAACTTTGTATGTATATTGCAACTTCGCAGCCAGACCTACACAGTCGTCTGTGTATGCCACTGCTGCATCTTCTTATTCAATATTGTTAATGTGGACACCATATGGTGCCTGGGGAACTGATAGCGAATCATTCAAAGCTGCTGATGTCATTGCAGGCGGGTTTTATTATGTTTATCGCTCGTCAGTTTCAGCATCAGGACCATATGTTTTGTGGGCTTCTACAGATGTTATGTCATGGACTGATGATGATAAAGATACATCTGGTGATAACAAAGGGCTGATTGGTGGGAATGAGTATTTCTATGTTATTGTCGCATCAGACGCATACAAAGGTGCATCAGGTCAGGTAGCAATACCGAATCTGTATCGCACAGGTGCACCTGAATTCTCAACTGCAGATGCTAGTTTTACACCCGGTGAGCGGATACCGCTATATTTCAAGGTAGAAAGAAAAGATATTATATACCCGACTTTAGTCGGCTACGTAGAAAAAAGATTTACACCTGACTTACTTATACCCGACTTTAGTCGGTAA
- a CDS encoding PorV/PorQ family protein — MNKNQKSKIKNQNDRLKFKNFRFWIVILHFTFCILHFAEGSGPGTTSANFLKIGIGARPVAMGEAFVAVADDANTIVHNPAGLAQLSQKEFSAMHLEYFQNIKYEALSYLQPFKFGTAGISLGYLYMNDIKRTYFYEEEYYKEAGEFGAADRTAVLGFGKKLGSRHLSADYGYGLAVRFIRETLESESATAFALDIGLLCNRQLIANYISLPLSFGIAIQNIGTQMKFIEVKEKLPIILRTGVCWNVSGKRGINSPLLAFEFYKPSDNYPELKLGSEIWLFDLFAPRIGYRYRTWARNNYLGDLSGLTAGLGIKIYNYTVDYAFVPYGDLGYTHRFSLGGRF; from the coding sequence ATGAATAAAAATCAAAAATCAAAAATCAAAAATCAAAATGACAGATTAAAATTCAAAAATTTTAGATTTTGGATTGTCATTTTGCATTTTACATTTTGCATTTTACATTTTGCCGAAGGCAGTGGTCCCGGCACTACTTCTGCCAATTTCCTGAAAATAGGTATCGGTGCAAGACCTGTGGCAATGGGTGAGGCATTCGTTGCAGTTGCCGACGATGCTAATACAATCGTGCATAATCCTGCCGGGCTTGCTCAACTATCACAAAAAGAATTCTCAGCAATGCATCTGGAGTATTTTCAGAATATAAAATATGAAGCGCTTTCATATCTACAACCATTCAAATTCGGAACTGCTGGTATCTCGCTTGGTTATCTTTATATGAACGATATAAAGCGAACCTATTTTTACGAAGAAGAGTATTATAAAGAAGCAGGCGAATTCGGCGCCGCAGACAGAACCGCGGTTTTAGGTTTCGGTAAAAAATTAGGTAGTCGGCACTTAAGTGCCGACTACGGATATGGCTTAGCAGTAAGGTTTATCCGAGAGACGCTTGAGAGCGAATCCGCTACTGCTTTTGCGTTGGATATCGGGTTGCTCTGTAATCGGCAATTAATTGCCAATTACATTTCTTTACCACTGTCTTTTGGTATCGCAATTCAGAACATTGGCACACAGATGAAGTTTATTGAAGTAAAAGAGAAACTACCAATTATTTTGAGAACTGGTGTTTGCTGGAATGTATCAGGTAAGAGGGGAATTAATTCCCCCCTACTTGCGTTTGAGTTTTATAAACCATCAGATAATTATCCGGAATTAAAACTCGGCTCGGAAATATGGCTTTTTGACCTTTTTGCACCACGTATTGGCTATCGTTACAGAACCTGGGCAAGAAATAACTATCTTGGTGACCTCTCAGGGCTTACCGCAGGGCTTGGTATCAAAATATATAATTATACAGTTGATTACGCATTCGTGCCTTACGGTGATTTGGGCTATACGCATAGATTCTCACTAGGTGGCAGATTTTAA